A single region of the Nicotiana sylvestris chromosome 6, ASM39365v2, whole genome shotgun sequence genome encodes:
- the LOC138870721 gene encoding uncharacterized protein, whose product MCETFKIKHKNSMAYRPQMNGAVEAANKNIKKILRKMIEKHMQWHKKLSFALLGYRTIVRTSTGATPYMLVYGAEAVIPAEVEIPSLRIIQEAELDDAEWVRRRYEQLTLIDGKRMNAVCHGQLYRNRMSRSFNKRVKPRQFTPGQLVLKKIFPHQDIAKGKFSPNWQGPYMALKS is encoded by the exons atgtgtgaaaccttcaagatcaaacacaagaattctatggcttatagacctcagatgaatggagctgtagaagccgccaataagaatatcaagaagatactaaggaagatgatagagaaaCATATGCAGTGGCataagaagttatcatttgctttattgggataccgcaccatagttcgcacatcaaccggggcaactccctatatgttggtttatggtgcAGAAGcggtcattcccgccgaggtagaaattccctccttaagaatcatacaggaagcagaacttgacgatgcagaatgggtaaggagACGCTATGAGCAGTTAactcttatagatgggaaaagaatgaatgcagtttgccatggtcaactttatcggaacagaatgtccagatccttcaacaaaagagtcaagccgagacagtttacaccggggcagctggtgttaaagaagattttccctcATCAAGATatagccaaagggaagttctctcccaactggcagggtccatacatg gcactcaagtCGTAA
- the LOC138870722 gene encoding uncharacterized protein, which yields MFASWPFVAWGMDVIGPIEPAASNGHRFILVAINYFTKSIEAMTFKSVTKKAVVDFVHANIICQFGISKANGAVEAANKNIKKILRKMVQGSRQWHEKLPFALLGYPTIVRTSVGTTPNLLVYSTKVVIPAKVEIPSLRIVAEAEIDDDEWIKTRLE from the exons ATGTTCGCGtcttggccttttgttgcttggggcatggacgtcattggaccaattgaaccagcggcatcaaatgggcacaggttcattctggtagccatcaaTTATTTCACTAAGTCTATTGAAGCTatgactttcaaatctgtgaccaagaaggcagtggttgaCTTTGTTCACGCGAACATCATTTGTCAGTTTGGAATTTCGAAG gcaaatggagctgttgaggcggctaacaagaacataaagaagatacttcgaaagatggtgcaaggttctaggcaatggcatgaaaagttgccttttgctttgttgggttaccccACTATTGTTCGCACTTCGGTAGGTACAACTCCTAATTTGTTGGTATATAGTACTAAAGTAGTGATACCCGcgaaagttgaaattccatcccttcggattgttgctgaagcagaaattgatgatgatgagtggatcAAAACCCGATTGGAGTAA